The region TTCAGACTTATGTAAAACCTTCATGTCATACAGGTGACCAGAGAGGATCGCTATAACGAGATTATTAACGGATTCTCGGAATCTAACAATCTCTGCTGCGTCCTCAAAAATTTCTTTTACTTCTTCCAGTTTTAGACCTGTTTCACGAACAACGGTTGAAAACAGGAGCGGCACCCCGTCTAGTAATTCCAGTAAGTTTTTTAGGGCAATGTAAGATTGGTAATCTGCTTCAGACCTCTCATTAATTGCGATATGAAAATCTTTTTGACGACGCTCATCTTGAAATGCTGGGATTAGTTCTGTAACTGATTTAGTCTTTTGCATTGTGGTGATAGATATAAACTTTAAGACTTTATTAGCCACCATTAAGTTAATGGTGGCTTAAGCATCTAGTTAATTCCAGTTATGGAATATCCACTATCTGCGAGGATAGCAAAGTCAATGGCAGAAGGTTCAGATAAGAACCAAGTCCAGCCATAACTCATGATCGACTGAACAGTGTTGTTAGGATGCCAGTAATCATAGGTTCCCGTAACAACATTCGGACCGTCTTGGGACTGTAAGGGGACGGGTGCATTTCCATTAGCTGCTTGTGCATATGTTCCGTTGAACGTAGCTTGTTGTGGTGGAAATAACGTTTGATTTACGTGCCCTTCCCAATTTAAGCCTATCAATCCGAGAGCATGTCCTATTTCGTGCAAAACAGCATTGTACAAAAATTGGTTGCCTACGGACGAAGCAATTGCAATTTGTCCTACTCTTGGTTTGATACTAGGCGAATATGCCCAGCCACCTATAGAATAGGTTATTTTACCATAACCACCTGC is a window of Leptolyngbyaceae cyanobacterium JSC-12 DNA encoding:
- a CDS encoding hypothetical protein (IMG reference gene:2510094252), which encodes MVANKVLKFISITTMQKTKSVTELIPAFQDERRQKDFHIAINERSEADYQSYIALKNLLELLDGVPLLFSTVVRETGLKLEEVKEIFEDAAEIVRFRESVNNLVIAILSGHLYDMKVLHKSEEDEF